In bacterium, the DNA window AAATGAGGAGAAGAATCGCTTGCATCAGATAGATATAGGAACTCCTTAATTTTTCATTTCCCATTTCCCATTTTGCATTGAATTGCTCAAAATCCACAGGATTTTGAGCAATTACATCACCTCGATAATTCCTTCTTCTGCCAGTTGCTCTAAGAGTGCCAGCAGGTCACCCTTACAGCGTTCAGGCTCCACATCATACTCATTCACAATGGCCTCCAGAATATCCTTAACCGTTTTTGGCTCCTGAATAATATTCCAGATATAAGCACCTACATCTTTAAGCCCGAAGTACTCCTCTGACTTAAGACTAAGTATCACCACCTCTTCTCCGAGGGAGGTGGAGACCTGGTCT includes these proteins:
- a CDS encoding PqqD family protein produces the protein MDSTIMRSSDQVSTSLGEEVVILSLKSEEYFGLKDVGAYIWNIIQEPKTVKDILEAIVNEYDVEPERCKGDLLALLEQLAEEGIIEVM